The genomic stretch GTAGATCTAGAATTAAATTACATCtgttatattaagcaaaccagacggcacaattgtgTTTATAATTTTTTTGACGGAAAGCCAGcggcacactcacacactcagacataatttacatatgaagcatttgtgtttagtgagtctgccagatctgaggcagtagtgatgaccagggatgttctcttgttAAGTGCGTGAAGTTAacaattttcctgtcaaaatgtaacgagttctGTTGGGTGTCATGAAACATTTATGGAgtaaaagtacataattttatttaggaatgtagtgaagtaaaagtaaaagtagtcaaaaatataaatagtaaagtaaagtacagaaacCACAAAAAACTacataagtagtactttaaatcaTTTTTACttcagtactttacaccactttaAACGCGTGGTTTCCATGTAGTTGATACCATTTAATTGACACCAttgcagccattattatgagccgacctcccctcagcagcctccactggtgtctgtgtgtgtgtgtgtgtgtgtgtgtgtgtgtgtgtgtgtgtgtgtatgtgtgtgtgtgtgtgtgtgtgtgtgtgtgtgtgtatgcgagcagagagagagatggggagggggagagagagtgagaaaaactCCCACCTCTAACATCCCTACTCTGTCCCCACATTCATAAACACCTCCTCTGATCTCCCATCTCACCCCTTATattatatctctctcccttctctctgtctctccctttctctctcccttctctctgtctcccctttctctctctctctctctctctctctctctctctctctctctctctctctctctctctctctctctctctctctctctctctctctctctctctctctctctctctctctctctctctctctctgtctctctccctacaGGTTTTTGTCCCCCCACCAATGTTTCAACGTctctgcagtgtgatggcaacaTGGGCACTGTCTCCTGGACGGCCGTTGCCAGAGCGGACATGTACCTAGCAACTGCCACAGGTAACGACGGACACACCCACACCTGCAGCTCCAACTCCACTGACTGTTCCTTCACCGACCTGCACTGCTCCGAGACCTACGCTGTCACCGTGGTTACCATCGACAGGGGCTGCCATAGCGACCCCAGCCCTGACGTTGAAGTCAGAAcaggtgagaagagagagagagtctttctGATCTGTCTGTTATGAATATCTTGTAGATCTAGAACTCAATTACATCCGTTATATTAAGCAAATCAGACGGCACAATTgtgtttattatttttttgacggatagccaggtgcacactcacacactcagacataatttacatacgaagcatttgtgtttagtgagtctgccagatcagaggcagtagggatgaccatggatgttctcttgataagtgcgtgaagttaacaattttcctgtcaaaatgtaacgagttctgttgggtgtcaggaaaaatgtatggagtaaaaagtacataattttatttaggaatgtagtgaagtaaaagtaaaagtagtccaaaatattaatagtaaagtagagtacagaAACCACAAAAAACTacataagtagtactttaaatcatttttacttaagtactttacaccactttaAACGTGTGGTTTCCATGTAGTTGATACCATTTAATTGACACCAttgcagccattattatgagccgacctcccctcagcagcctccactggtgtctgtgtgtgtgtgtgtgtgtgtgtgtgtgtgtgtgtgtgtgtgtgtgtgtgtgtgtgtgtgtaagcgagagagagagagatggggagggggagagaaagtgagaaaaaCTCCCACCTCTAACATCCCTACTCTGTCCCCACATTCATAAACACCTCCTCTGATCTCCCATCTCACCCCTTTTattatatctctctcccttctctctgtctctccctttctctctcatttctctctgtctctccctttctctctcccttctctctgtctctccctttctctctcccttctctctctctctgtctctctctctctctatctctctctctctctctctctctgtctctctccctacaGGTTTTTGTCCCCCCACCAATGTTTCAACGTctctgcagtgtgatggcaacaTGGGCACTGTCTCCTGGTCGGCCGTTGCCAGGGCGGACATGTACCTAGCAACCGCCACAGGTGACGACGGACACACCCACACCTGCAGCTCCAACTCCACTGACTGTTCCTTCACCGACCTGCACTGCTCCGAGACCTACGCTGTCACCGTGGTTACCATCGACAGGGGCTGCCATAGCGACCCCAGCCCTGACGTTGAACTCAGAAcaggtgagaagagagagagagagtctgtctgATCTGTCTGTTATGAATATCTTGTAGATCTAGAATTAAATTACATCtgttatattaagcaaaccagacggcacaattgtgtttataatttttttgacggatagccagcggcacactcacacactcagacataatttacatatGAAGCATttttgtttagtgagtctgcgAGATCTGAGGCAGTagtgatgaccagggatgttctcttgttAAGTGCGTGAAGTTAacaattttcctgtcaaaatgtaacgattTCTGTTGGGTGTCATGAAAcatttatggagtaaaaagtacataattttatttaggaatgtagtgaagtaaaagtaaaagtagtcaaaaatataaatagtaaagtaaagtacagaaacCACAAAAAACTacataagtagtactttaaataatttttacttaagtactttacaccactttaAACGCGTGGTTTCCATGTAGTTGATACCATTTAATTGACACCAttgcagccattattatgagccaacctcccctcagcagcctccactggtgtctgtgtgtgtgtgtgtgtgtgtgtgtgtgtgtgtgtgtgtgtgtgtgtgtgtgtgtgtgtaagcgagagagagagcgatggggagggggagagagagtgagaaaaactCCCACCTCTAACATCCCTACTCTGTCCCCACATTCATAAACACCTCCTCTGATCTCCCATCTCACCCCTTATATTATatctttctcccttctctctgtctctccctttctctctcccttctctctgtctccccctttctctctctctctctctctctctctctctctctctctctctctctctctctctctctctctctctctctctctctctctctctctctctctgtctctctccctacaGGTTTTGTCCCCCACCAATGTTTCAACGTctctgcagtgtgatggcaacaTGGGCACTGTCTCCTGGACGGCCGTTGCCAGAGCGGACATGTACCTAGCAACTGCCACAGGTAACGACGGACACACCCACACCTGCAGCTCCAACTCCACTGACTGTTCCTTCACCGACCTGCACTGCTCCGAGACCTACGCTGTCACCGTGGTTACCATCGACAGGGGCTGCCATAGCGACCCCAGCCCTGACGTTGAACTCAGAAcaggtgagaagagagagagagtctttctTATCTGTCTGTTATGAATATCTTGTAGATCTAGAACTCAATTACATCcgttatattaagcaaaccagacggcacaattgtgtttattatttttttgacggatagccaggtgcacactcacacactcagacataatttacatacgaagcatttgtgtttagtgagtctgccagatcagaggcagtagggatgaccagggatgttctcttgataagtgcgtgaagtTAACAATTtacctgtcaaaatgtaacgagttctgttgggtgtcaggaaaaatgtatggagtaaaaagtacataattttatttaggaatgtagtgaagtaaaagtaaaagtagtccaaaatattaatagtaaagtaaagtacagaaacCACAAAAAACTacataagtagtactttaaataatttttacttaagtactttacaccacttta from Coregonus clupeaformis isolate EN_2021a chromosome 21, ASM2061545v1, whole genome shotgun sequence encodes the following:
- the LOC123481569 gene encoding uncharacterized protein LOC123481569, which translates into the protein MGPVSWTAVARADMYLATATGNDGHTHTCSSNSTDCSFTDLHCSETYAVTVVTIDRGCHSDPSPDVELRTGFCPPTNVSTSLQCDGNMGTVSWTAVARADMYLATATGNDGHTHTCSSNSTDCSFTDLHCSETYAVTVVTIDRGCHSDPSPDVEVRTGFCPPTNVSTSLQCDGNMGTVSWSAVARADMYLATATGDDGHTHTCSSNSTDCSFTDLHCSETYAVTVVTIDRGCHSDPSPDVELRTV